The Eurosta solidaginis isolate ZX-2024a chromosome 4, ASM4086904v1, whole genome shotgun sequence genome includes a window with the following:
- the LOC137250439 gene encoding serine protease SP24D-like — protein sequence MWKVFAIIALCFVVVTSTSAKPSIEMRILSGNDAAIGQFPFIVSVRREDIHIFGGSILSNRYVLSAAHCVGHIVRRGKFILEDVKKYSIRAGSNNRLCDGVIAKVSEIVAHENYFHESHDLSILRLETPLVYTTTIKSIALDTTEVPVDTTVTIAGWGQRSQNGALATKLQYTTEKVLSKSECNDKVIFDTSHIYCLARPVNKGFCYGDSGGPAILADKLVAVAGFVTDDCGLDQPDVFAKTSTHLDWIRAHSDICIE from the exons ATGTGGAAAGTATTCGCCATTATAGCACTCTGTTTCGTGGTAGTCACATCGACTAGCGCTAAACCCTCCATCGAAATGCGTATACTTAGTGGTAATGACGCCGCAATAGGACAGTTTCCATTTATAGTATCCGTAAGAAGGGAAGATATACATATTTTTGGTGGATCGATTTTAAGTAATCGATATGTACTCTCAGCCGCACATTGTGTTGGCCATATCGTTCGAAGAGGCAAATTTATCTT GGAAGACGTCAAAAAATATTCTATTCGTGCGGGTTCCAATAATCGCCTGTGTGATGGAGTAATCGCTAAAGTTTCTGAAATCGTTGCTCATGAGAATTATTTTCATGAATCACATGATTTATCAATTCTTCGCTTGGAAACACCGCTCGTATATACAACCACTATAAAATCTATCGCATTGGATACTACGGAGGTACCTGTCGACACAACAGTGACTATAGCTGGGTGGGGACAACGGTCGCAAAATGGCGCCTTAGCGACAAAATTGCAATATACTACCGAAAAGGTTTTGTCAAAATCAGAATGTAATGACAAAGTCATTTTCGATACTTCTCATATATATTGTTTAGCTCGTCCGGTTAATAAGGGTTTCTGTTATGGCGATTCTGGTGGTCCGGCAATTTTGGCCGACAAGCTAGTGGCCGTGGCTGGCTTCGTGACTGATGATTGTGGCCTTGATCAACCCGATGTTTTTGCAAAGACCTCTACACATTTGGATTGGATAAGAGCGCACTCGGATATATGTATAGAATGA